The window TTACAGGACtgaatttgctggacgttattacataaaccatgtgatcAAGCAACAAGGTGAAAGCTCAGGAACTCAAGTGTAAAGAATGGGGCGTTGGccgttaattttttctttaagaatgtctaaaaaatttagtatgtttgtattaacCGGAACTTGAAATCCAACTTTGTATTACTCTCATCTGTATTTTGTAGCTGAGATaatacattataatatataattttgaactaTTGAAAATTGCTTACGCTTTTCAAAATTTGGAATCTACTTATTGAATTCCAGTATCTTTTTTCTACAGTTTAGTAGATATTTTAAAGactcaattaatatttcacattgagagtattatttatatttggtaaaagaacatttctctatatatgcaaatacaaaaatttcTTGACAATCCAATCaaacatttaaaactttttcaatagataaaaacactatatttaaatatgtcaattaatacatattaagtcataaaataaacatatttgaGAGTGTTATTTATATAcgttaaaataacatttctatatatatgcaaatacaaaaacttcTTGACAatctaataaaacatttaaaactttttcaataaataaaacactatatttaaatatgtcaattaatACATATTAAGTCAtaaaagcaatatatcataaaatttaaaaatagttgttattaaaattttaataccgCGCTTTATAAGCGCGTATACTCcctagtttatattttattctgaTACTAAATATCATATATGCTATTAAAAATGGAGATCGATactttaaagatatatatcctttttatatatgattattggcATCATACTTTAAAtaagtttagaaaataaatattttacataaatgatAAATCTTAAGAGTtgccaatatataaaatatcttcaacACAAATTTGGATCAAACCTTTGTATAATTGTTTCGTAAAATTGGGCCTTAACTTATAATACATGTAGGCCCAATAACGTCAAAGATAGAACGAATATTCTATAGCCCTAGAATGTTCTTTCACCTCGGATTAGGGTTACAAATTGGTGTGAGACTCTATATATAACTCTCTTTTGCCTCCAACGAGCCACAAGTAAGCATCAACAATGGAGCAAACTTTCATCATGATCAAGCCTGACGGCGTCCAGAGAGGACTCGTAAGCTTCTCTTTCTCACTCAATACTAACTTGATGTAACTTTGGTTATGTTCTTTACTTCCTTGAATTGCTTCTTCTTGAAAAAATCGAGACTTAATaaagttgtgtgtttttttttttctttcagatcgGTGAAATCATCTCTAGGTTTGAGAAGAAGGGTTTCACTTTGAAAGGTAATGATTCTCGTACAAGATTTTAAGATTAGAGATTTCTTAGATCGAAGATTGAGGTCATAGTGTCACTTCCATAATCAGATAACAGAAATTGAGGATTATATAATTTGGAAGAGATGTCTCTACTCTAGACCTTGCTTGGCTTGACAAAGATTATGCATGTGTTGTCtgatagattttagattttagtatCTGTGCCTAAGAATGTGTTATAGACATGTCTGTGGTTATGGTTGGTCTAGTTTCTGGACATTTTGTTATACTTGATTTGGAAGATAAAAGATCATACCTGTGTTGTGTAATAGATTTTGGGTTATGGTATGTGTCTTAAGATTTGTGTTGTGTGTAGGTCTGAAGATGATCAGTGTAGAGCGCTCTTTTGCTGAGAAGCACTACGCCGACTTGTCTTCAAAGCCTTTCTTCAATGGACTTGTTGACTACATTGTGTCCGGACCTGTTGTTGCCATGATCTGGGAAGGAAAGAATGTTGTCTTGACCGGACGTAAGATCATTGGAGCTACAAACCCCGCAGCTGCTGAGTCTGGAACTATCCGTGGGGACTATGCAATTGACATTGGAAGGAACGTGATCCATGGAAGTGACGCTGTCGAGAGTGCACAGAAGGAGATTGCATTGTGGTTCCCTGATGGACCTGTCAACTGGCAGAGCAGCGTTCACCCTTGGGTCTATGAATCATGAATGATCTGTTGCTTTTTTCAGTAGTGTGTTTTCTATGTTCCCGACATTTCTTGCTTTTGTGATGACTCCTATATTTTAAGTTGAATTTGATTCTCCTTCTCTACATTGCTTGCATAGTTACATATGAATGCAACTAATCCTCCTAATGGCaggttatttacaaaattatcttGAACAGTTTACAAACTCTAAACTTCACCAAAtctttcccttttgttttgctCATCTTAGGGTTTGATTACATAATTCGTTCTTATTAGTAATCTTATAATCTTGTTAGTGTCTGAGATGCTGTCAAAAATTGCCTTATTCCACTGAACACTTTAGAGGAAGTTGTGTTGTTCCCGTTCCCACCCGATGTTTGATATGCTATTTGTCAAAATTGATGGCTAACAAAACTTGCAGGGGACAAGGAATATGGTAAGAGAGAATCTGTGTTCCACATTAGAGTACTTTGTATGAATGTTTCTATTTGTCTATTGAATAAAAAAGCAAACCTTTATAAAATGATCTCGAGCTTaatttagataaataaataaattttacaatttttagttCTTCAAGTCTTACATCGAAAAAATCCAACGGCTACAGGTTCAAACTTAACCCGATCTCAACCATCTACGTTGACCGCTTATTTTAGCCTGCCTACTTCATCTGACCGTAAGAAACAGTTCAGACTCGACCACCGTCAAGTACAAAGATGGACAGCTAAAGCTAACCAGTTTTTTTTGTCCTCTTCCGATTGCTGTTGTTCATAAGAAGCTGGTGAAGCGAGAACACTTCTCCTTGACCATCGTTAAGTGACCGCATTTCCAGACCGCCAGCCGTGAGTTGTCGGAGAAGTGTCTCCAGACGAGAATGCGACGACTGATCTTTGGTGTTTGGACTTGTAGATAAAATTGCCGCATTCACTGCGTCTGCCACTACTTCTCTTTGGGACTCTGCTAGGAAATATCCTACAGTCGATTCTTGAGGGCGTTCGTATACAAGCAGGGCAAAGCAGTCCTGAAATAGATATAACAAGTCACTCAATTATGACTTTGAAATCAGTAATATCGATAAAGTTTCCAATCCATCACAAAGGTTTAAGGTTGGAGAAGCATCAATACCTCTATAATGTCTTTGAATGCAGTTAAACCAATGAATTTTGCTAACTCCACTCTTCCATATTTCACAGCTTCTTCTAGTGCTCCAATCTTAAGTATCCCACATTTTTCCAGAGTATTTACTTAGAGAGACAGTCTAACCGCAGTGGATCTGATGTGTAATTCACATATAAGGAATGAAAAGCATACCCGTACTAATTCAATGAACTTTTGACAGTGAAGTAGGAAGCATACTTCTGATTTATCATTCTGCAGATGATACAGTTGGGGTAAGAGTTCATATTTCAATGTAACAGTATGACTTGTTCCTCAATCTACCTGTACAAGTTGGGGATAGCAATCCCGGAGTTTAGCAAGAGCAGCATCAATGTCACCCTTCCCTATAAGCTTTACCAACAGAAGCATGGATCAGTACAATACTAACGAATTTGGGACAAGAAGTAAAAAGGCGCAAAATAGATCAATAATACCTGTCTAAAAATTTTCCTTTCATGCAATGCATACGATGTATCTTGCACATCAATATTATCTTCTACACCTCCATTGATAGGACAAACTATGCTTTTAGTAGCCAAGTCAAAAGCATGAAGAGTATCTTCGTACCCGTAGTGAAGCAAGTAGTTCTTCACAAGCCTAATGACCAAAGATGAAGCTTTTAGCTATGCGGATAGATTATCACCAATCTGACAacacaaatgaagaaaaaaactgcaCCTCAATTACTACAGAAAACGAGTGCACTCACCCATGACAAATGTTTGGAGGTATGGACATCATATCAAATTCTATTTGTTGCTTATTCCTCTCCGATGCTTCATATCCCTAACATAAAAGGGTAACAGCTGAGTCAAACGATTACGTAAACACATATCTAATCCATAACTCAAACACATAACTAAGGCAGAAAGGGAAGAACAAGTTCTTACCTATATAAATCTTAATCGTTTAGTCTAACAGGTCATGCTTGCTCAAAAGAGAATATCAAAGCATGCATGAAACCAgcaattatggacgaaattttTTACATGGAAAACATCTGCCACATTATATGTTTTTACCATCTGGAAAAGATGCATAATTTCTAATATTGAGTTTCACAATATCCCATGTCCAAATCACTCAAGCTAAGAACTAGCAACTCTAGTCGTATGTAAACAAATTTGAGAATCTTACCTTaaaatcaaaagcaaacttCTCTTGCCCAAATTTGACAGTAACCCTACCAAGATTCAGAACAGAAATGTAAAGCACATGCAAGAAACTGAGATAATTTACGCTAACAtcagtattattaaaaaaaaaagataagaataaGAGCATACTCCTCATTTTGGCTATGCACAGCTACAGTAGGAAATAGAGGACCCTTGATGTACTTGGAGACAGTCCCTACGAGAGTTCCATTTACCCTGGCATCACATCAACGACGATATGTCAAAATAGCAACATGAAATTAAATCGGAAC is drawn from Camelina sativa cultivar DH55 chromosome 8, Cs, whole genome shotgun sequence and contains these coding sequences:
- the LOC104707235 gene encoding nucleoside diphosphate kinase 1, with amino-acid sequence MEQTFIMIKPDGVQRGLIGEIISRFEKKGFTLKGLKMISVERSFAEKHYADLSSKPFFNGLVDYIVSGPVVAMIWEGKNVVLTGRKIIGATNPAAAESGTIRGDYAIDIGRNVIHGSDAVESAQKEIALWFPDGPVNWQSSVHPWVYES
- the LOC104707236 gene encoding ran-binding protein 10, with amino-acid sequence MNNSYFVHKFRHSSKPYYAMEDEEEGEEESPTELNTINGLSNFVIISPDKLSLKYTGVAQHGHDVGVVQSNKPAPCKRLAYYFEIFVKDAGVKGRVAIGFTTDSFRIARQPGWEVNTCGYHGEDGLIYLGKRQGEAFGPTFTTGDTVGGGINYDSQEFFFTVNGTLVGTVSKYIKGPLFPTVAVHSQNEEVTVKFGQEKFAFDFKGYEASERNKQQIEFDMMSIPPNICHGLVKNYLLHYGYEDTLHAFDLATKSIVCPINGGVEDNIDVQDTSYALHERKIFRQLIGKGDIDAALAKLRDCYPQLVQNDKSEVCFLLHCQKFIELVRIGALEEAVKYGRVELAKFIGLTAFKDIIEDCFALLVYERPQESTVGYFLAESQREVVADAVNAAILSTSPNTKDQSSHSRLETLLRQLTAGGLEMRSLNDGQGEVFSLHQLLMNNSNRKRTKKTG